The DNA sequence CATTTAGAAGCGAACTAATGCATCCCAATAAACACACTGTACAGCCCTGTCTCTTTATTTAAAGATAAATGTTTTCCACCATGACTACATTTTTTGTCTAGTGTATTTCAGAAATGTAcgatattattttaatatgcacACGCACTGCTGATGGTGTCGGCCAGGTTCGTGAGCTGCTGGGTGTTGTCCAGAACCTCAATGCTCAGTGTGTACGGATTGTACCGCACCGAGAAGGGCCGGGGAATGGTCGCGGCGTACTTTCTAAAGGAAAGTCAGAAAAATACGATGTCAGAAGAAAGGTCTTTAAACTTGCGGCTGTAATCTTCCATTGTTCTTGTATTATCTACTTAATTATTAACTAGCCTATTCAGCACCGATGTTTTTCTAATatcaaattatatataattCAGGTCTTTTAGCatgttataatatatttttttcaacaatattATTTAAGCCTCTGTATTTTCAAGAACATAACCTGAAGGAGAGATAGTAACTTTGGGTGCTCCACATGATTCAGGACTACAGGACTAAAAATATAGCTACCTATACTTGTGTGGTAGACATTTATATTAGACAGCCAAATATAGCAGTGGTAACTGACCTATTCTGTACAGGATGGCTGCACATAAGAATGGCAGAGGAGTTATTCTGTGCAACCTCTTTGAGGTTGTGTTCCTCATTAAATTAAATGGTGTTTTCAAATAGCATTatttaaacatactgtatacagtggtGGACATTTGGACCTGcagaattattttctttattttacctGACTTTCTCTTTGGCGTCCTCAAAGCTCTCAGCCACGTAATAAACAGGTTGGAACTCAGTGATGGGGTACGTCTGAAGGCAGGTCTTTTCAGGGTTAAATGGCTCAAGTTTTGGCTTGTCTGTTAAACTGTACTGTAAGAGAAAATCACCAGtggtatttacagtattttttttatttgccgcTTTCAACAAAAGTTAAGTTATCCGTATTCCGGAATAAAGTCATATTTATTACGTCATTAACCTGTATTTGGTTTTATTCCGTTCAACCAATGGTGAATCAATGATGTCATTTTCCAGAGACTGGAGGCTGTGATATCAGCATAATCTCTCAGCTccagaaaacagaaatacatAGCCTTTCAATGAAATCCCAACTGGCATGACTCCGTGGTGTGTCAgtaaacaggaagtgcaggGACTGGCTGAATTAGGGCACAGTTTGACAGTCAGCTTCACTCAGCTCTGCCACCCGGACATCCTCTGTCGACAGAGTATGATATAATTCCGTCCAATGAAATTACAACCTCGTcattctcccctctccccctccccatccctctatCCCCCGGTTAACTACTAGCCTACTTCACCCATACTCGGTCAGTGAGTCAATAGTCCATTCCCCTCTAGTGAACATCCAGGCCTCTCTTCCCTGTTCTCACCCTGTTAACCCTACAGGTTCCAGCAGGACTGAACCAGTGTGGGCGCTCTCCTCAGTACCTATGAATCCCACACATCCAAGAAACTTCCCCACCTTCCTTGAGGAACCGCCCTCTGGCATCATGAATATACTTTGTGATAGTATCTGAGACAGACCCACATTGAGGAAACACAGACCCTCACACCTGGCCCCTCACTCTTACCTGCAGCTCCCCAAAGGAGGACAGCAGTCCAGCTCCATAGGCCCGTATTTCTGAGTCCTGCCTGCACAGACCAAACTCCACCGTGAACCAGTACACCTGAGGGGCGACACAGGGACATGCGCCCCAGTGTTACTGATGacgatggtgatggtgatggtgatgatgatgataacagTACTCCTTTCATACTCACAGTGGAAAGCTTTTCAATATAATCATCGGGCGCGCCCAGGGAAGCCAAACCAATTTCCtgcagagataaaaaaaaaaattaaatagccTATATATTCCCTAATATGATGACACTATTTCACAGTGAAGGCAGCCATCTTGATTGTGTCAGTCAGTGGCGGTGTTGTCCTGATGTAACCAGGTCAGTGGTGATCTCATCGCATGGTGATGAGAATGGCATCCGGTGATGGCAGCTCTGATTATGCCTGTGCAGATTCCCCTGCAGTGTCTCATGTGATATTAAAATGCTCCATTCAACACCGCACCTGTGAGAACTGTGCGAAGCTGGGGTCCGCAAACAGAGGCACATGTCCCAGAACCTCGTGGCAGACGTCCCTGTGGAGAAGGATATTTAGTGTGCCTGCCATTATTTCATTCAACAAATTCACATTTGGAACAAATTGTGATGCAATTACAGTCTATCAAACCCCTGTGTTGACTCCCACGCTCTCTgtgagtgatgtcactgctcctctttctctctttctgcttGCTAAATTATCTTTTCTCCAATAACAATTTGCAGTTTAGTCACTTTCACCCAGAGTGACCTGCAATAAGTTCATTCATTGGGCGGGGTGCTTTCAGCCATGATCCCCTGCTGGAGGTGTACTCACGGCTCAGGTGTGTACATGGGCTTGGATCCGTGACGGATGTACTGTGTTGAATGGAAGACCCTGAATGCCAGTCCAGCCAGGAAGTCTCGAGAGGAGAGCAGGCCAGCCACAGGGCGCAGTCTGAATCCTGTGCAGGCTGAGAGAAAGGGAtaatgtgagtgggtgtgtgtgtgtgtgtgtgtgtgtgtgtgtgcccacctgtgtttatgtgtgtgaatatatgtctgtgtgtttgtgtgtgtgtttatgcggaAGTGGGCTATTCAGATATGCATGGCTTCACAGGCTCCATATTGTGCAGGCTTCACAGGGTGTGTATTGTGCAGGCTTCACAGGGTGTGTATTGCACAGGCTTCACAGGGTCTGTATTGTGCAGGCTTCACAGACTCCATAGTGCACAGGCTTGACAGGGTGTGTATTGCACAGGCTTCACAGGGTGTGTATTGCGCAGGCTTCACAGGGTCTGTATTGAGCAGGCTTCACAGGGTGTGTATTGAGCAGGCTTCACAGGGTGTGTATTGTGCAGGCTTCACAGGGTGTGTATTGTGCAGGCTTCACAGGGTGTGTATTGTGCAGGCTTCACAGGGTGTGTATTGAGCAGGCTTCACAGGGTGTGTATTGAGCAGGCTTCACAGGGTGTGTATTGTGCAGGCTTCACAGGGTGTGTATTGAGCAGGCTTCACAGGGTGTGTATTGAGCAGGCCGTGTGTTCTCCTAAAATGGCTGACGGTGTGCAGGAGGGCTCTTACACTGCAGGAAACGTGAGATGTCCTCAAGCTGGGGAATGTTGTCCTCCTTGTAGCCACAGTATTTCTCCAGCAGAGGGAACACTCTATTGTGTTCATGGCAGGCGTGCGTTGGGTACAGGGTCTTCAGCTCCTTAAAAACAGTTCTCCACGTCTTCTTCTCATCCTCTGTATACTCCACCCTAGGAATAGCCTCACCGCTGAACACAGAGACATTGTCAATCACACAAGACTGTGGACCACTGAACACAGGGATATATTGTCAATCACACAAGCTTACGCTCAGcgaacactttattagatagacctgtacaccagtttgttaatgcaaatatttaatcagccaatcaggtggcagcaactaaattcataaaagcatgcagacatggtaaagagattcagctgtttttcagaccaaatgtcagaatggggaagaaatgactTGGAATGCTTATTGCTGCCAGACaaagtggtttgagtatctcagaaactgctgatctcctgggattttcacgcacaacagtctcttgagtttttAGAGTTAGgagttaagaaatacattaactaatgtcaAGTGAATTTcttgcttaattaatgcatttgtaaataacTAATTcctgttaacaactacattagttaatgccaactcatgtgaccttattgtaaagtgtataataataataatgtggttGTTTCTATTCTATTgcttgcactcacacacacacacacacacacacacacacacacaggcacagctgaGTTGTGGGTGAGGTTTGGGCAGTTGGGAATGAGAGGGTCTACTTCATTATTCTATTAGCGTACGTCGGCCCCACTCCTATGTAAATGTGTTCTCTTTCAGCGGCCCGCTCATTGAGCGCTGGTGCTCTCTGTAGTGGCACAGAAGAATACACCTCAATTATGACAACAAAGCCATAGGCTCAAAATTGCATGCTGGCCTCCTGCAATTTGAGGCCCTTTGTCTGAGGGGTAATTTTCCATAAACAGGTTCAGCCCAGCACTCAAAGGAGCAAGAGAAAACGGGGGAGAGATCTAGCAACGGGGTCCCAgcacttgtgtgtgcgtgtgtgcatgtgtgtctgcgtccatgcgcgtgtgcacgtgtgcacgcACATTTTACAGAGGCACAtgaacagagagagcgagagagcgcaGTGCAGTTTGTTTTAAAGCAGTTCTGAAGCTGTCGAAATAGTTACTGTCTGTAGTTGTAGGCAATCTCAGCAAATTCTTTTCTTCTGGCTCTGTACAATGAGTCTGTGAAGCCCTAGatcatcaaaaataaaatgaaaaatgcatcagACCAGAGGATCAGCGGCCACACACTCGGATATATGCGAGACAGAGCTCAGACACCTCTCACTCCCACACTGGTCTGCGCAATGAATCACATTCaaatgaagcctttgtagagtgTTGCCTGCGTatgctaaatacatttaattttaatagTGGAAGGGAAGGGAGTAATTATTTATAATTGCAGGGACACAATTAAAGTAATGACATCAGTTTGTCGGCCTAGATTGTTTACATGAGAATAGGAGCAGAGAGGGACACAGCGAGTGACGCATACGCACTGTGATCCCGGGGAGACAGAAAGGGAAGGAAGTCACGTTTTGACAGACAGGACATGCATCTACCGTATAACCACGCCACAGAAGTTCTCACTGCCAGGTTTGGTATCATGGCTGTAGTATTTAGAGCAATTTTGAATTTACCAGATAAAATCCATTTCTTTAAGTGATTGGGACCAACATTGACCCAAGGTGGGACACtagctacagtgcagtctgtaagtatttggacagtcgtacattttctgttcctttggctctgtactctgtacaggACAAACAATGAATTATGAAGTTAAAGAGCAGTCTGTCACCTTTATAACATGCACGTATAAGGTATGGTGTAGGCTTTTGTCTTTGGCATCTCTCATTGGcgtttgtcaatatgaggaccagagttgtaccAATAACAGTTAaggaggctgagaaataagaagacaACAGTCAGAGATATAAGGCCAATAAACAGGCGAATCGAAATAaggtgtttggaacatcattataAATTAAAGAGGGCTCGTTaaggcttccttgactgtcattgaaACAACTCTGGTTGTTTCAGTGTTTAGGACACAGAGTTAGAGTATTCTCATGTCCAAGGGAAGAGATCTCCTTACAGGGTGGTCGGAGTCCAGTTCAGAACCATAGCTCAGGATCTGGTTGGCGAGGAGATCCATGTCCTGAATATGGTTGGGAAACCATGGCACTGAGCAAAGAGAGCAATGACAGCACCATGTGGTTACAATCTCTTCTAACTGACTAGCTATTAGTTTTCAGCAGTAACAGTAACAATGGATGGTTATAGTTGTAAGCAGGATGGTCAGAGCTGGTTCAAGGCATTCTGTCTGGAGGGGCTCCCAGGGCCATAAATTGCAAAGCCTTGTGCCTGTGTAGAGTATAGCTCATTTTTGTTTAGATAGTTTAGTTGATAATACTCAGCCCTGAGTATTATCAATCACTAtatcattaattttttttcgtAAGTGAAGCATTAGTCAGTGGTTAGTAGTGGTTGTAATAAGtcgtagtagcagtagcatatGATTCCATTAATTCCCAGAAAATATCTTGTACATGAGACTTGACATTACTGATATCAGCATCACATTTTCCAGAGCCTGGGAATGAGGGTGGTATTAAAGAATGGCTTGTTAGAAATACAGTTAAAGAGAAATATAGTAACAAAAATACAGAATCATTAGTTTAGTTATTGTAATGACATTACAATTATGTATGACATTAAATTATTCAATACTTACTGCACCAACCATATCCTATGCAATGTATACAACATTTAACATAAAAATCATTATGTGTAcgtactttttattttacatttacaggaaaatataaaaattggcTTCTGCTGTAAAGTATGTGATTTCTAAACATGAGAGTTGGAGTTCTGCAGAGGTTGTCTGTTCTGTTTGGATATTCCTTTCAAGGTCATTTATGATTGGCAGCCCACTAAGTGGTAGCAAATCTGATTagttaaaatataaatgccTAAATTTATATTATGCAATAAACATGGATAATAACCAATACTGTATCCTCCTGTATAAAGCAATATTATAACTTTGTTGCTTTCGGGATAAGAAATACAACGTACCCTATAAAGTATATAAAATGGGCTTAATATTATAGTATTATTTATCGTTATTCTTTATGTATCACACATATCAACTATTAAAATAATGGTGTTGATTGCACGGGGTCTTTCAGCATTAAACTCATGCTGACATGCAGATCATAGGATTGAAAGAAGACCAGTTTGACCAATAGAGGTCAGTGttgctaatgtgtgtgtgaaagcagaccattcatgtgtctggattATGGGGCCACAGTGACACAAGCTTATACAATCTTTGTCATGTTTCAATGGTAACATGTGTGGGGAAAATAACTCACAGATCAGGTTAAACATACTTCTTCAAGAGGACAGTATGACTTGCCCTCTTAAAGAACTGAAGTCCAGACTGCGCATCAAAATGTCATCCAGGCTGGGTCTGGCAGACAGGGCCACATAGACCTGGCACACTTTGCTTCTGACTCCATAAATCTACCTGTTTTTCCCCATTCAAAGCTCTGATTCTATCCACCCACTGTGCCCAGTGGATCCACAGCGGATGTGGACATGGAGCACTGTGTGAAGCTCAGTGCACTTCCTGGAAGGAGAAGACTGTGGGGTAAGAATACTGCACTGAAGTTTGCCCAGAGCTACTCTCTGGCCAGGGTAGCCAGGGAGGTCAGCTAGCAGGGTCAGCTGGATTTATGACCATTAAGCACACTGAATTCTACATCTCTAAACACATTACACCAGTGTGGTCCTGCCCCAGGGCATGACAAACAAAAGACTTGTGCCAACAACCCTCTGATACAGAGCCCCTACCCTCCCACCACCCACCCCAGATTCCCCAACTACAGACTTGTCTCAATGACGGGCCATAAATATCCTTCCggacatgtttttttatttggcagaaCAGTGGACGGTGCTGTCTGGAGACCCTGCAGCCAGTCTGGccttcagcagcttctgaggagcctggctgtctgtctgcttcctGGATGGGGAGTGACCTCATTAGGGTCCCCCTCACCAAGTCCATAACCCGGGTCCTCTGTTCCCCTCCGCTGGGCCTGTTTGTCCTCAGTGACCAAACTAATGCAATTTGGGGAAATAACTAATAACCCACGGACCGAGCGGCCTGCTGATTTGTCTCTGCCGTGACATTTATTGCCCGGCTGAAGCGCCACCCGGAGCTCTCCTCCGGGATCAACAGCAGTGCTCTGTTCTGCGCGCCGCGGATCTGCCCGACCCGATCCACACTGGCTGAGTATCACCATATGAGCTGTGGAACGCAGGACTAACCTGGCCTGCCTCAGGCCAAAGACATCTATTTCTCTGCCCGCTTCCTTCTTCAGACACAGTTGGGCCCAAAGGTATAATCACTCAATGTAAGCTATATCTATATCTAAGAGGACGGCTGTTTGCTGTTTTAACTAAAGATAAAAGCGGGAAAACTCCTTTAAAACCACAAGGAATATGAGAATCAGAGGTGGCACGGTGCCCGCGCTAAGCTGACATACAGGTAACAGAATATGCCAAGTAAATCTCACTGAAAGGATCTACTTACAGGTCTTAAGTTTCCATCTGCACTGAGCCTATAAGAAATCATCAAGGGGACATAGCGGTAACCTTTTACACACTGgtatcagacacacacgcacacacacctgtgtcctTTTGCTTGTTACGGGAGAATTCATACACATGTCCACTGATCTGCGAGCCGAGTCCTTCGATGACCTCTTCCAGGGCTTTGGTACAGGCACTGTCCACACTGACAAGGAACTCGTACTCCTGCTTGCTCGTGCTCGAGGGCCGAGACTCAATGTGCGTCAAGTTGATGCCCTTGTCCTGCCATACACAAGAGCAAAATACTCTTAACATATCTACCCATTGTTTTAACCATTCTTCCCTTTGCATATGCATCTTTCTTCTGAGAATTCTGTAAGTGTTGCTATGGATGTCTTCAATAAAGTTCTATTCTGGATATGCAATTCATTGGTTTATTGTTTGTAAAGTTTAATAGCTGGATAAATGCAAACAATTaaccacccacccaccaccaGAAAACACAATATCAATTTAGGttcattgtttgttttgcattttagtGGGCCAGAAACccagaataaaaaattataacaaCACAAAATATCTTCTTTGAAAGCTTTCTGTAGAAAACAGAGttacagctttaaaaaaaactgtatttgaAAAGCAAATATTTAGTTTCCTTCACCACCAGACAGATCAAaaagcaaatgcatttttgattGCACCTTTGATttttgccacacacacacacacacacacacacacacacacacacacacacacacacacaccagtggttGCAAAGAATGTCATGTTTACAGTGAAATATGATGGTGGTTCTTAAAAAATTTTCTCAATGAATTCAGAAGGCAATCCACACGTGCAGactaaagaatgcaaagaattaAAGATACAGTGGtcaaagatatattttttacagcctttttttttaacttgtttATCAAGATGCCAATTATTTTGATGGTCCCTGTATAACTATCAAAATCCTAGGCACTTACAGTAATCCCACTCAACAGTCACTGTTCAATATTAAGCACAGTATGGAATGCGGCTTCAACATATACTGTAATCAGTTGAGTCCATAGGCAGTATCAGAGAATGTGTTTGTGATATCCTTGTGTTGCATTCACGGGGAGTTGgctggg is a window from the Conger conger chromosome 8, fConCon1.1, whole genome shotgun sequence genome containing:
- the pah gene encoding phenylalanine-4-hydroxylase isoform X2, translated to MDAAFRKVNGDNAAQGSMYLEERTTKSGVLSCIFSLKEEVGALAKTLRLFEDKGINLTHIESRPSSTSKQEYEFLVSVDSACTKALEEVIEGLGSQISGHVYEFSRNKQKDTVPWFPNHIQDMDLLANQILSYGSELDSDHPGFTDSLYRARRKEFAEIAYNYRHGEAIPRVEYTEDEKKTWRTVFKELKTLYPTHACHEHNRVFPLLEKYCGYKEDNIPQLEDISRFLQSCTGFRLRPVAGLLSSRDFLAGLAFRVFHSTQYIRHGSKPMYTPEPDVCHEVLGHVPLFADPSFAQFSQEIGLASLGAPDDYIEKLSTVYWFTVEFGLCRQDSEIRAYGAGLLSSFGELQYSLTDKPKLEPFNPEKTCLQTYPITEFQPVYYVAESFEDAKEKVRKYAATIPRPFSVRYNPYTLSIEVLDNTQQLTNLADTISSEIGILCNALRKME
- the pah gene encoding phenylalanine-4-hydroxylase isoform X1 produces the protein MDAAFRKVNGDNAAQQGSMYLEERTTKSGVLSCIFSLKEEVGALAKTLRLFEDKGINLTHIESRPSSTSKQEYEFLVSVDSACTKALEEVIEGLGSQISGHVYEFSRNKQKDTVPWFPNHIQDMDLLANQILSYGSELDSDHPGFTDSLYRARRKEFAEIAYNYRHGEAIPRVEYTEDEKKTWRTVFKELKTLYPTHACHEHNRVFPLLEKYCGYKEDNIPQLEDISRFLQSCTGFRLRPVAGLLSSRDFLAGLAFRVFHSTQYIRHGSKPMYTPEPDVCHEVLGHVPLFADPSFAQFSQEIGLASLGAPDDYIEKLSTVYWFTVEFGLCRQDSEIRAYGAGLLSSFGELQYSLTDKPKLEPFNPEKTCLQTYPITEFQPVYYVAESFEDAKEKVRKYAATIPRPFSVRYNPYTLSIEVLDNTQQLTNLADTISSEIGILCNALRKME
- the pah gene encoding phenylalanine-4-hydroxylase isoform X3, with amino-acid sequence MDAAFRKQGSMYLEERTTKSGVLSCIFSLKEEVGALAKTLRLFEDKGINLTHIESRPSSTSKQEYEFLVSVDSACTKALEEVIEGLGSQISGHVYEFSRNKQKDTVPWFPNHIQDMDLLANQILSYGSELDSDHPGFTDSLYRARRKEFAEIAYNYRHGEAIPRVEYTEDEKKTWRTVFKELKTLYPTHACHEHNRVFPLLEKYCGYKEDNIPQLEDISRFLQSCTGFRLRPVAGLLSSRDFLAGLAFRVFHSTQYIRHGSKPMYTPEPDVCHEVLGHVPLFADPSFAQFSQEIGLASLGAPDDYIEKLSTVYWFTVEFGLCRQDSEIRAYGAGLLSSFGELQYSLTDKPKLEPFNPEKTCLQTYPITEFQPVYYVAESFEDAKEKVRKYAATIPRPFSVRYNPYTLSIEVLDNTQQLTNLADTISSEIGILCNALRKME